A window of the Tunturibacter empetritectus genome harbors these coding sequences:
- the ilvD gene encoding dihydroxy-acid dehydratase: MADAKKYSRVLTEGPSRAAARSYLRSVGFTKEDLHKPIIGIANTWTEVGPCNFHLRDVAAAVKQGIRDAGGTPMEFNTITVHDGITMGTQGMKASLVSREVIADSIELITRANSFDGLVCIAGCDKNMPAAIMALARLDIPGLMLYGGSIAPGKLPQPDGTTKEITILQVFEGMGSHAAGKITDDELEALEAAACPGPGACGGQFTANTMAMAGEFLGISPIQITGVPAMSPEKAAASREAGRLVMELAKNDLRPSKIVTRKAIENAYVSACASGGSTNAVLHLLAIAREFNIPFTIDDFNAISDRTPHICDLSPGGKYAATDYQNAGGSRLLAKRLLDAGLIDGGQITVTGKTLAEEAAAAVETPNQKVIYTTDHPLKATGGLVILKGNLAPDGCVVKVAGHERLNHTGPARVFESEDECHAAVEAGKINPNDVCVIRYEGPRGGPGMREMLAVTAAIKGIPELSETVALLTDGRFSGATRGLMVGHVAPEAQLGGPIAAVHEGDTITFDIPNRKLTLNIPEAEIAKRLATWKAPEPRFKRGVFAKYVNTVSSASEGAVTT, from the coding sequence TTGGCCGACGCAAAGAAGTATTCCAGAGTCCTCACAGAAGGCCCATCCCGCGCTGCGGCTCGCTCTTATCTGCGCAGTGTAGGCTTCACCAAAGAAGACCTGCACAAGCCCATCATCGGCATCGCCAACACCTGGACCGAGGTCGGTCCCTGCAACTTCCATCTCCGCGACGTCGCCGCCGCCGTCAAGCAAGGCATTCGCGACGCCGGCGGCACCCCCATGGAGTTCAACACTATCACCGTCCACGACGGCATCACCATGGGCACCCAGGGTATGAAGGCCTCGCTCGTCTCCCGCGAGGTCATCGCCGACTCCATCGAACTCATCACCCGCGCCAACTCCTTCGACGGCCTCGTCTGTATCGCCGGCTGCGACAAGAATATGCCTGCCGCCATCATGGCCCTCGCCCGCCTCGACATCCCCGGCCTCATGCTCTACGGCGGCTCCATCGCCCCCGGCAAGCTTCCCCAGCCCGACGGCACCACCAAGGAGATCACCATCCTCCAGGTCTTCGAAGGCATGGGCTCACACGCCGCCGGCAAGATCACCGATGACGAACTCGAAGCCCTCGAAGCTGCCGCCTGTCCTGGCCCCGGAGCCTGCGGCGGACAGTTCACCGCCAACACCATGGCCATGGCTGGCGAGTTCCTCGGCATCTCCCCCATCCAGATCACCGGCGTCCCCGCCATGTCTCCCGAGAAAGCCGCAGCCAGCCGTGAAGCAGGACGTCTCGTCATGGAACTAGCCAAGAACGACCTTCGCCCGTCGAAGATCGTCACCCGCAAAGCTATCGAGAACGCCTACGTCTCCGCCTGCGCTTCGGGTGGCAGCACCAACGCAGTCCTTCATCTGCTTGCCATCGCGCGCGAATTCAACATTCCCTTCACCATCGACGACTTCAACGCTATCAGCGACCGCACCCCGCACATCTGCGATCTCTCCCCCGGTGGCAAGTACGCGGCCACGGACTATCAAAACGCAGGCGGCAGCCGCCTTCTCGCTAAACGACTCCTCGACGCTGGTCTCATCGACGGCGGTCAGATCACCGTCACCGGCAAGACCCTCGCCGAAGAAGCCGCCGCGGCTGTCGAGACGCCCAACCAGAAGGTCATCTATACCACCGACCACCCACTCAAGGCCACCGGCGGCCTCGTCATCCTCAAGGGCAATCTCGCGCCCGATGGCTGCGTCGTCAAAGTAGCCGGACACGAGCGCCTCAATCACACTGGCCCCGCCCGCGTGTTTGAGTCCGAAGACGAGTGCCACGCCGCAGTGGAGGCCGGTAAGATCAACCCCAACGACGTCTGCGTCATCCGTTACGAAGGCCCACGTGGAGGCCCAGGCATGCGCGAGATGCTCGCCGTCACCGCCGCCATCAAGGGCATCCCGGAGCTCAGCGAAACCGTAGCTCTCCTCACCGACGGACGTTTCTCCGGTGCCACACGTGGATTGATGGTCGGCCACGTCGCACCCGAAGCCCAGCTTGGAGGCCCCATCGCCGCCGTCCACGAAGGCGACACCATCACCTTCGACATCCCCAACCGCAAACTAACCCTCAACATCCCCGAAGCCGAGATCGCCAAACGCCTCGCCACATGGAAGGCCCCCGAACCCCGATTCAAACGCGGCGTCTTCGCCAAGTACGTTAACACCGTAAGCAGCGCCAGCGAAGGAGCCGTCACCACCTAA
- the ilvB gene encoding biosynthetic-type acetolactate synthase large subunit, with translation MTTYNPQLTGAEIIWATLVGEGVDKVFGYPGGAILPAYDALRKFPIHHILVRHEQGASHMADGYARASGKVGVCIATSGPGATNLVTGIATAMLDSIPIVCITGQVGSKVLGSDAFQEVDITGITLPITKHNYLVTRADDIAPALREAFQVATNGRPGPVLVDITKDAQQNTAAFNFEAAAPAPYRPHPMLQAESSSIQQAIELIQQAKRPVILAGHGITHSGAEAQVLTFAERQQIPVASTLLGLGAFPTYHPLSLGMMGMHGESWVNNAIQQADLLLAFGMRFDDRVTGNLAHYAPNAKKIHIEIDPSEINKNVKADVALIGDLRETLELLLPLLAKKTDTTWIGEVNAMKGDAAVRDIINLPDNGHLYAAHVINDIWREAHAAGRADRTIIVTDVGQHQMWEAQYYKHDVPRSLITSGGLGTMGFALPAAIGAKVACPDKDVWVIAGDGGFQMTAAELSTIVQEGLAINIAVINNGFLGMVRQWQEAFYEKNYAASPILSPDFVKLAGAHGIDGAHVSERKHVTPTVTKARTSGKAFLINFQVEKEDGVYPMIAPGAALHEMVRRPANDPLLETAEDE, from the coding sequence ATGACCACTTACAACCCCCAACTCACCGGAGCGGAAATCATCTGGGCCACACTCGTCGGCGAAGGCGTGGACAAGGTCTTCGGCTACCCAGGCGGAGCCATCCTCCCTGCCTATGACGCACTGCGCAAGTTTCCCATCCATCACATCCTGGTGCGCCACGAGCAGGGCGCATCGCACATGGCCGATGGCTACGCCCGCGCATCGGGCAAGGTTGGCGTCTGCATCGCCACCAGCGGACCCGGCGCTACGAACCTCGTTACCGGCATTGCGACGGCCATGCTCGACTCCATCCCCATCGTCTGCATCACCGGCCAGGTTGGCAGCAAGGTTCTCGGCTCCGATGCGTTCCAGGAGGTCGACATCACTGGCATCACGCTGCCCATCACCAAGCACAACTACCTCGTCACGCGTGCTGATGACATCGCACCAGCACTGCGCGAAGCCTTTCAGGTTGCGACCAATGGCCGCCCCGGCCCTGTGCTGGTCGACATCACGAAGGATGCACAGCAGAACACCGCCGCCTTCAACTTTGAAGCTGCTGCTCCCGCGCCCTACCGCCCTCACCCGATGCTGCAGGCGGAGTCCTCTTCCATCCAACAGGCGATAGAACTCATCCAGCAGGCGAAACGCCCCGTCATCCTCGCCGGTCATGGCATCACGCACTCCGGCGCTGAAGCACAGGTTCTCACTTTCGCAGAACGTCAACAGATCCCCGTCGCGAGCACGCTGCTCGGCCTCGGAGCCTTCCCGACGTATCACCCGCTGTCGCTCGGCATGATGGGAATGCACGGCGAATCGTGGGTCAACAACGCGATCCAGCAGGCCGACCTGCTACTAGCCTTCGGGATGCGCTTCGACGATCGCGTTACCGGCAACCTTGCGCACTATGCGCCGAATGCGAAGAAGATTCACATCGAGATCGATCCGTCCGAGATCAACAAGAATGTGAAAGCTGACGTGGCTCTTATAGGCGATCTTCGCGAGACTCTTGAACTTCTTCTACCCTTGCTGGCGAAGAAGACAGATACAACCTGGATCGGTGAGGTCAATGCGATGAAGGGCGATGCAGCCGTTCGCGACATCATCAATCTGCCCGACAATGGCCATCTTTATGCAGCCCATGTCATCAACGACATCTGGCGCGAAGCACACGCAGCGGGCCGCGCCGATCGAACCATCATCGTTACAGATGTCGGGCAGCACCAGATGTGGGAGGCGCAGTACTATAAGCACGATGTGCCTCGTTCGCTGATCACCAGCGGAGGCCTTGGCACCATGGGTTTTGCGCTTCCGGCGGCGATTGGCGCGAAGGTCGCTTGTCCTGACAAAGATGTGTGGGTGATCGCAGGAGATGGTGGATTTCAGATGACTGCTGCTGAGCTTTCGACCATTGTTCAGGAGGGTTTGGCGATCAATATCGCCGTGATTAACAATGGGTTTCTGGGCATGGTTCGGCAGTGGCAGGAGGCGTTTTACGAGAAGAACTACGCAGCATCGCCGATTCTGTCGCCTGACTTCGTGAAGCTGGCGGGAGCGCATGGTATTGATGGGGCGCATGTTAGCGAACGAAAGCATGTGACCCCCACGGTTACAAAGGCGCGGACCAGCGGTAAGGCGTTTCTGATCAACTTTCAGGTTGAGAAAGAGGATGGGGTCTATCCGATGATCGCTCCCGGGGCGGCGCTCCATGAGATGGTGCGGCGGCCGGCGAACGATCCGCTTCTGGAGACGGCGGAGGACGAATAA
- a CDS encoding GNAT family N-acetyltransferase, translating to MPKTLQLETPRLLLRRWQETDRAPFAAMNADPAVMRFYPAPFTRQESDESIDRYLAAFEREGFSFFAATLRETGAFAGTIGLQTMRDAVPNLHQPAVEIGWRLTQDHQGLGLATEGARAIIDFAFRQLALAEVVAITTLANHPSRRVMEKLGMTHHPELDFNHPRVPSGHPYERHTLYSLHNPNISEVSCSTPL from the coding sequence TTGCCCAAGACACTCCAACTCGAGACTCCCCGTCTCCTTTTGCGCCGCTGGCAGGAGACTGACCGTGCACCCTTCGCCGCAATGAACGCCGACCCGGCCGTTATGAGGTTTTACCCCGCTCCGTTCACACGCCAGGAGAGCGACGAGTCGATCGACCGCTACCTTGCGGCCTTCGAACGCGAGGGGTTCAGCTTCTTCGCCGCGACCCTGCGCGAGACGGGCGCGTTCGCCGGGACCATAGGACTGCAAACCATGCGCGACGCCGTACCCAATCTCCATCAACCCGCGGTCGAGATAGGCTGGCGCCTCACACAGGACCACCAGGGGCTGGGATTGGCGACGGAGGGCGCACGTGCCATCATCGATTTTGCATTCCGACAACTCGCACTCGCCGAGGTCGTTGCGATTACGACACTGGCTAACCATCCTTCGCGTCGCGTCATGGAGAAGTTAGGCATGACTCATCATCCTGAGCTCGACTTCAATCATCCCCGCGTTCCGTCAGGCCATCCGTATGAGCGCCACACACTTTACAGCCTGCACAACCCGAACATCTCCGAGGTCTCATGCTCCACACCTTTGTAG
- the ilvN gene encoding acetolactate synthase small subunit, giving the protein MLHTFVALVQDKPGVLTRVASLFRRLNINIVSLTVGESERADISRMTIVCEAPDHAAHRIRASLYKLEITVEVDEVGRADAVIRELCLIKVAAGPKTRSQIFELATVFRARVVDLAPESVMLEMTGAASKIEGLVQVLTESGYTILEVSRTGRMAMRRGHHTSRVLKALGTPDHDHSNETSFPEKPEADEILPNEFTDVHEEEA; this is encoded by the coding sequence ATGCTCCACACCTTTGTAGCTCTGGTCCAAGACAAACCCGGCGTGTTGACGCGTGTCGCCTCGCTGTTTCGCCGACTCAACATCAACATCGTCTCACTGACGGTGGGTGAGAGCGAGCGGGCCGATATCTCGCGGATGACGATCGTCTGCGAGGCGCCGGACCATGCTGCGCATCGCATTCGCGCCTCGCTCTATAAGCTTGAGATCACGGTGGAGGTGGACGAGGTGGGCCGGGCCGACGCCGTCATCCGCGAGCTCTGCCTGATCAAGGTTGCGGCCGGGCCAAAGACTCGCTCGCAGATCTTCGAGCTTGCCACCGTCTTCCGGGCGCGTGTGGTCGATCTGGCGCCTGAGTCGGTGATGCTTGAGATGACCGGGGCGGCCAGCAAGATTGAAGGGCTGGTCCAGGTGCTCACCGAGAGCGGATATACGATCCTTGAGGTCTCGCGCACGGGGCGCATGGCGATGCGGCGTGGCCACCACACCAGCCGCGTCTTGAAGGCGCTCGGCACGCCTGACCATGACCACAGCAATGAGACGTCGTTCCCTGAAAAGCCGGAGGCTGATGAGATTCTGCCGAATGAGTTCACCGATGTCCATGAGGAAGAGGCTTAG